A single Kryptolebias marmoratus isolate JLee-2015 linkage group LG7, ASM164957v2, whole genome shotgun sequence DNA region contains:
- the si:cabz01076231.1 gene encoding calcium-binding protein 2, translated as MSKAGDRTSSTTSADSASSESKDGASNSGTATSSPSGSVSETPKKSSKKSKKKTESMNKVYTSVLESVFGAERELAQAEIDELQEAFKEFDYDQDGYLNYKDVAECMRTMGYMPTEMELLEIVQQIKMRMGGLMDFEDFIELMGPRLMGETTNMLGLKELQSAFLQFDLDGDGKINQDEMKEATKTLLGEKLKKGELEEILKELDVNADGIIDFEEFVMMLSIH; from the exons ATGTCCAAAGCAGGAGACAGGACGTCTTCTACAACGTCTGCTGACTCGGCCTCATCAGAAAG CAAAGATGGTGCCAGCAACTCTGGCACGGCAACAAGCTCCCCGTCGGGCTCCGTTTCTGAAACTCCCAAGAAATCCTCCAAGAAGTCCAAGAAAAAGACCGAGAGCATGAACAAAGTCTACACCTCCGTGCTGGAAAGTGTTTTTGGAGCT GAGAGAGAACTGGCTCAGGCTGAAATAGATG AGTTACAGGAAGCCTTCAAAGAGTTTGACTATGACCAGGACGGCTACCTGAACTACAAAGATGTGGCTGAATGCATGAGAACGATGGGATACATGCCCACCGAAATGGAGCTGCTGGAGATCGTTCAGCAGATCAAGATGAGAA TGGGCGGATTGATGGACTTTGAGGACTTCATTGAACTGATGGGACCCCGGCTGATGGGCGAGACCACAAACATGCTGGGCCTCAAGGAGCTCCAATCAGCCTTTTTACAG tttgatttggaCGGAGATGGAAAGATCAACCAGGACGAGATGAAGGAGGCAACAAAGACGTTACTGGgggagaagctgaagaagggCGAGCTGGAGGAGATCTTAAAGGAGCTGGACGTTAACGCAGACGGCATCATCGACTTTGAAG agtttgtGATGATGCTCTCTATTCACTGA